A region from the Triticum urartu cultivar G1812 chromosome 1, Tu2.1, whole genome shotgun sequence genome encodes:
- the LOC125534665 gene encoding uncharacterized protein LOC125534665, which yields MPQTLLRSIKQLAIPRLSHLTPLFLSRRPQSDIEVAIQLEGHPTVCSIAMDATKTAAKAVAAGNGDADAAPSTRRTAAPKQVPRQEEPLPGDTAAAADPAPATATTSATVAESGVEDEQVERFYALLANIRAMRGMNESGGDDASASTEGASEVCGGGRKRARWAEPPWRPAFRMEDFEDASASKKDMNYDGAASHRRPGKETKDEAEDDVARNGRGVVTPSSERKV from the coding sequence ATCTCACTCCTCTGTTTCTTTCCCGTCGACCACAGAGTGACATTGAGGTTGCAATCCAGCTAGAAGGCCATCCTACAGTCTGCAGCATTGCAATGGACGCCACAAAGACAGCAGCCAAGGCTGTGGCGGCAGGAAACGGCGACGCAGACGCCGCTCCGTCGACCCGGCGGACGGCGGCGCCGAAGCAAGTACCTCGGCAGGAGGAGCCGCTGCCAGGAGACACCGCGGCTGCGGCCGACCCGGCGCCGGCGACGGCAACGACGAGCGCTACTGTCGCGGAGAGCGGCGTGGAGGACGAGCAGGTGGAGAGGTTCTACGCGCTGCTGGCCAACATCCGGGCCATGAGGGGCATGAACGAGAGCGGGGGCGACGACGCCAGCGCGAGCACGGAGGGTGCCAGCGAGGTCTGCGGCGGCGGGAGGAAGCGCGCGCGCTGGGCAGAGCCGCCGTGGAGGCCGGCGTTCAGGATGGAGGACTTCGAGGACGCCAGCGCGTCCAAGAAGGACATGAATTACGACGGTGCCGCCAGCCATCGGCGGCCGGGCAAGGAGACCAAGGACGAAGCGGAGGACGACGTGGCACGGAATGGCCGTGGAGTCGTCACGCCGTCGTCAGAGAGGAAAGTTTGA